In one Elusimicrobium sp. genomic region, the following are encoded:
- the plsX gene encoding phosphate acyltransferase PlsX, which translates to MKIALDALGGDYGAKPNVEGALKAAKNLGLEIILVGDEAVLRRELREHGYADMPKNISIVHAPDTIDMGAEPAKECRNKKGASIVVCANLVRKGQADAFVSAGHSGAAMVAALFGMGRIKGVQRPAIASPMPTYKGVSLLLDAGANADCKPIHLLQFAVMGSAYMQKVFDIPAPSVGILSIGEEETKGNFLVKNTIPHMREIGVNFRGTLEGRDVNTGDADVIVCDGFVGNIVLKMAEGLAKTMINMIKREVKKRPLAILGALLSKGAFKAVKNHTNPDCYGGAPLVGVNGVAIIAHGKSNDFAIYNALKTAARLVEKDFIGDVSAKMEALKPTFDAIEQEIHQEEN; encoded by the coding sequence ATGAAAATAGCCTTGGACGCCTTAGGCGGAGATTACGGCGCAAAACCCAATGTTGAGGGAGCTTTGAAAGCTGCCAAGAACCTCGGTTTAGAGATTATCTTGGTAGGGGACGAAGCCGTCTTGCGTCGTGAACTTCGCGAACATGGGTATGCGGATATGCCGAAAAATATTTCCATTGTCCACGCCCCCGACACCATTGATATGGGTGCAGAACCCGCCAAAGAGTGTCGCAATAAAAAAGGCGCCAGCATTGTGGTATGCGCTAACCTGGTCCGCAAGGGCCAGGCGGACGCGTTTGTATCCGCCGGGCATTCCGGTGCGGCCATGGTGGCTGCTTTGTTTGGTATGGGGCGCATCAAAGGCGTACAACGCCCTGCTATTGCCTCTCCCATGCCCACATATAAAGGGGTAAGTTTGTTGTTAGACGCCGGCGCCAATGCCGATTGCAAACCTATTCACCTTTTGCAATTTGCCGTCATGGGTTCTGCTTATATGCAGAAAGTTTTTGATATCCCCGCTCCGTCGGTGGGCATTTTGTCTATCGGTGAAGAAGAAACCAAAGGGAACTTTTTAGTAAAAAACACGATTCCGCATATGCGCGAAATCGGGGTAAACTTTAGAGGTACTTTGGAAGGCCGCGATGTGAACACCGGTGATGCGGATGTAATCGTTTGTGACGGTTTCGTCGGCAACATCGTTCTAAAAATGGCGGAAGGGTTAGCCAAAACCATGATTAACATGATTAAGCGCGAAGTGAAAAAACGCCCGCTTGCCATTTTGGGCGCCCTTCTTTCCAAAGGTGCTTTTAAGGCTGTTAAAAATCACACCAACCCCGATTGCTACGGCGGGGCTCCCTTAGTGGGGGTCAACGGCGTGGCGATTATCGCTCACGGAAAATCTAACGATTTCGCTATTTATAACGCATTGAAAACGGCCGCTCGCTTGGTGGAAAAAGATTTCATCGGCGATGTATCCGCTAAAATGGAAGCCCTTAAACCTACTTTCGATGCGATTGAACAAGAAATTCACCAGGAGGAAAACTAA
- a CDS encoding transcription termination/antitermination protein NusA, with translation MEGTAKDLVLALEGLEREKNIKRADILKTIEDALVSALRKNLGKTAQISAKIDVENGSIKAFQTLNVVELVTNPETEIDVEGAKAYLKDPKAGDVVTHTLEVEDFSRIAAQIAKQVLIQKVRGIERDNFYKEFKPREGEVITGSVRRFSDRDIIVDLGKVEAILPYCEQIKKERYANGSRVKAIITKVLNQNDLANIGDDPVLARYKSAAFKMDKGQRGPYVILSRANGKFLEELFKVEVPEINEGIVEIKNIQRDPGFRAKVMVKSIDNKIDPIGTCVGMRGIRIRAVMNELSGERIDLINYSDDVSTVIMNALAPAKADFVKIDSLAEKRATVIVPDDQLAIAIGKDWQNIKLASKLTGWNLEVKSESQKAQEGKEATAAVQAVLADVEGIGPKMAEVLQKSGFTTVEQIAELEPEHLSTVQGIGDKTAAKIIEGAKKYLAEKSAQPQEAVNDDNQENN, from the coding sequence ATGGAAGGAACTGCAAAAGATTTAGTCCTCGCCTTAGAAGGCTTGGAAAGAGAAAAAAATATTAAACGCGCCGATATCTTGAAAACGATTGAAGACGCCCTCGTTTCCGCACTTCGCAAAAACTTGGGTAAAACCGCCCAAATCAGTGCGAAAATCGATGTAGAAAACGGCTCTATCAAAGCCTTTCAAACCCTCAATGTAGTGGAACTTGTTACCAACCCGGAAACCGAAATTGATGTGGAAGGCGCCAAAGCCTATTTGAAAGACCCCAAAGCCGGCGATGTGGTAACCCACACCTTGGAAGTGGAAGATTTCTCCCGTATTGCCGCGCAAATTGCCAAACAAGTGCTTATCCAAAAAGTACGCGGTATTGAACGTGACAACTTTTACAAAGAATTTAAACCCCGCGAAGGCGAAGTAATCACGGGTTCCGTGCGTCGCTTTTCCGACCGCGATATTATCGTGGACTTAGGGAAAGTGGAAGCCATCTTGCCCTACTGCGAACAAATCAAAAAAGAACGCTATGCTAACGGTTCCCGCGTAAAAGCCATCATCACCAAAGTACTCAACCAAAACGACTTGGCCAACATCGGTGATGACCCGGTTCTCGCCCGCTACAAATCGGCCGCTTTCAAAATGGATAAAGGCCAACGCGGGCCGTATGTCATTTTGTCCCGCGCCAACGGCAAATTCTTGGAAGAACTTTTCAAAGTGGAAGTGCCGGAAATCAACGAAGGTATCGTGGAAATTAAAAATATCCAACGCGACCCCGGCTTCCGCGCCAAAGTAATGGTAAAAAGCATTGATAACAAAATCGACCCTATCGGTACTTGTGTAGGTATGCGCGGGATTCGTATTCGTGCCGTTATGAACGAACTCTCCGGCGAACGCATCGACCTTATCAACTATTCCGATGATGTGTCCACCGTTATCATGAACGCCTTAGCCCCGGCAAAAGCGGACTTTGTAAAAATCGACAGCCTCGCCGAAAAACGCGCCACGGTAATCGTACCGGACGATCAATTGGCTATTGCTATCGGTAAAGATTGGCAAAATATTAAACTCGCCTCTAAACTCACCGGCTGGAACTTGGAAGTAAAGAGCGAATCTCAAAAAGCCCAAGAAGGAAAAGAAGCCACTGCCGCCGTGCAAGCCGTTTTGGCTGATGTAGAAGGCATCGGCCCCAAAATGGCGGAAGTGTTGCAAAAATCCGGCTTTACTACTGTGGAACAAATTGCCGAATTAGAACCGGAACATTTGTCCACCGTGCAAGGCATTGGGGATAAAACCGCCGCTAAAATTATTGAAGGCGCCAAAAAGTATTTGGCAGAAAAATCTGCCCAGCCGCAGGAGGCAGTGAATGACGACAACCAAGAAAACAACTAA
- the fabG gene encoding 3-oxoacyl-[acyl-carrier-protein] reductase: protein MADFKGKNVMITGATRGIGYALAEEFAKAGANLAVCGTSETALKEAAEKLSAFGGKVYVQKVNVASSEDCDSFVENTFKTFGSLDVLVNNAGITKDNLTVRMSEQDWDDVIAVNLKGTFLMSKAALKVMFKKRCGNVVNISSVVGEMGNPGQANYVASKAGIIGLTKTLAKEFGSRGVRVNAVAPGFVQTAMTDALPEDVKAKALEAVPLKRFATTQDIAKAVMFLASEDASYITGHVLAVNGGLYI, encoded by the coding sequence ATGGCGGATTTCAAAGGGAAAAATGTAATGATTACCGGCGCCACGCGCGGAATCGGCTATGCTTTGGCTGAAGAGTTTGCCAAAGCCGGGGCCAATTTGGCGGTGTGCGGCACAAGTGAAACTGCCCTTAAAGAAGCGGCCGAAAAACTTTCGGCTTTCGGCGGCAAAGTATATGTGCAAAAGGTAAATGTTGCCAGCAGTGAAGATTGCGATTCTTTTGTGGAAAACACTTTTAAGACTTTCGGTTCTTTAGATGTGCTCGTCAACAATGCTGGTATCACGAAAGACAATTTAACCGTCCGCATGAGCGAACAAGATTGGGACGATGTAATTGCCGTGAATTTGAAAGGAACGTTTTTAATGTCCAAAGCCGCGCTTAAAGTGATGTTCAAAAAAAGATGCGGCAATGTGGTTAACATTTCTTCCGTTGTGGGGGAAATGGGTAACCCCGGCCAGGCTAACTATGTGGCCAGTAAAGCGGGCATTATCGGGCTTACCAAAACGCTTGCCAAGGAATTCGGTTCCCGCGGCGTGCGTGTAAATGCGGTGGCCCCGGGTTTTGTGCAAACCGCTATGACGGACGCCTTACCCGAAGATGTAAAGGCAAAGGCTTTGGAAGCTGTGCCTCTTAAACGATTTGCAACAACGCAGGATATCGCCAAAGCAGTTATGTTTTTGGCCAGCGAAGACGCCTCGTATATTACGGGGCATGTTCTCGCCGTCAACGGCGGGCTTTATATTTAG
- a CDS encoding DUF177 domain-containing protein, whose amino-acid sequence MYHDYDVPQDLQFKTADIIRMGGLDCSAKLSTKYFEDIFAAPNKITQVSVELSFSVASKEILVRGKINGEREVECARCLQRETQPFGEEFLETYSIKGEIIDIMLLVRQTLALTEDIRFLCKPDCKGLCSLCGQNLNIASCDCKPENLSPFAALKGKFK is encoded by the coding sequence ATGTATCACGATTATGATGTGCCGCAGGATTTACAATTTAAGACGGCCGATATTATCCGCATGGGCGGATTGGATTGTTCTGCCAAACTAAGCACAAAATATTTCGAAGATATCTTTGCCGCGCCGAATAAAATTACCCAAGTATCGGTGGAACTTTCGTTTTCTGTTGCCAGCAAAGAAATACTGGTTCGCGGCAAAATAAACGGCGAGCGCGAAGTGGAATGTGCCCGTTGTTTACAGAGGGAAACCCAGCCTTTTGGCGAAGAATTTTTGGAAACCTATAGCATCAAGGGCGAAATAATTGATATAATGTTACTTGTGCGGCAAACGCTTGCGTTGACCGAAGATATCCGTTTTCTGTGTAAGCCCGATTGCAAAGGTTTATGTTCTCTTTGCGGGCAAAATTTGAATATCGCTTCGTGCGATTGCAAGCCGGAAAACTTGTCGCCCTTTGCAGCATTAAAAGGAAAATTTAAGTAA
- the rnc gene encoding ribonuclease III has protein sequence MEKIIGYRFTNKDILKEALTHKSYAGERRSAKHNERLEFLGDSILGAIVADYIYNQCPHVEEGVLSKIKSNLVSRRNLYLWGKQLGLGQYMLLGHGELATGGRERDSIISNAVEAVLGAIYLDGGYPAAESVVLPWVKTQALTQDTRDFKSLLQEYLQKRGQQTPTYEVIQTVGPEHDKVFTVRVSLADKELGVGKGHNKKMAEQAAAQDAFERMKK, from the coding sequence ATTGAAAAAATTATCGGTTACCGCTTTACAAATAAGGATATTTTAAAGGAAGCACTCACTCACAAATCCTACGCCGGGGAACGCCGCAGCGCCAAACATAACGAGCGCTTGGAGTTTTTGGGAGACAGTATTTTAGGTGCAATCGTTGCCGATTACATCTATAACCAATGCCCTCATGTAGAAGAGGGAGTGCTTTCTAAAATAAAATCTAACCTTGTTTCCAGGCGGAACCTGTATCTTTGGGGTAAGCAACTGGGCTTGGGGCAGTATATGCTCCTGGGCCACGGGGAATTGGCTACCGGCGGGAGAGAGCGCGACAGTATTATCTCTAACGCGGTGGAAGCCGTTTTGGGTGCTATTTATTTAGATGGCGGTTATCCGGCGGCGGAGTCCGTGGTGTTGCCGTGGGTTAAAACCCAAGCGCTTACGCAAGATACACGCGATTTTAAGAGTTTGTTGCAAGAGTATTTACAAAAAAGAGGGCAACAAACTCCTACTTATGAAGTAATTCAAACCGTTGGGCCGGAACACGACAAAGTGTTTACCGTTCGAGTGAGCCTGGCGGATAAAGAACTGGGGGTTGGCAAAGGGCATAACAAAAAAATGGCCGAACAAGCCGCCGCCCAAGATGCTTTTGAACGCATGAAAAAATAG
- a CDS encoding 50S ribosomal protein L32: protein MPNPKKKHTRSRRDMRRSHNSGVELPQLVACPNCKSPRLPHNVCPTCGFYKDRVVVAPKAKTETPEAK from the coding sequence ATGCCGAATCCGAAGAAAAAACACACTCGCTCCCGCCGGGACATGAGAAGATCTCACAACTCTGGGGTAGAACTTCCCCAACTCGTGGCCTGCCCGAACTGCAAATCTCCCAGACTGCCTCACAACGTCTGCCCGACCTGCGGTTTTTATAAGGACAGAGTGGTAGTGGCCCCTAAAGCCAAAACCGAAACCCCCGAAGCCAAATAA
- the infB gene encoding translation initiation factor IF-2, with amino-acid sequence MTTTKKTTNTEEESTAKKKPAAKKATAKTAATKKTTAKKTTATKTAAKKTTAKKVTATKKAATKKAESPVVEEKTEQQSVQPVQQAAPAVQEAPKPEVKPAPAQQPAPKPQPAPVNEPKPAPAPQPAPKPAAQPQENRPQHPANTNRHGQQKPVQPQAPKKDEKVIRIVGQPTVKELAEKMNIKTNDFIKKLMMMGIFATINQRLEKDMIELIVDDCGFKAELVEEDLNQETLALMDTQDDPASLQPRSPVITIMGHVDHGKTSLLDAIRKSNVVAGEAGAITQHIGAYRVKTPRGTLTFLDTPGHEAFTAMRARGAQATDIVVLVVSATDGIMPQTVEAMEHAKAAGAPIIVAVNKIDLPGANVDRVKQDLAARGLVPEEWQGTTIFVEISAKKNINIDKLLEMIALQAEMMELKANPDRPGVGVILESKRDNKRGVVATVLVQKGTMKVGDPFIVGTNSGRIRALIDENSQRYQKIGPSVPAEILGINGEPPQVGDTLYIMPSEKEARYAAEKRKLAQKEDSQAHRKQVSLMNLAKNDENGNTVKKLSLILKADVQGSIEAIKDALLRIPSDEVEVDIILSAPGNVNESDILLAKASNAVVIGFHVDVEHKAQAEAEREGIEIRRYTIIFELLEDIKAAMEGLLEPDVVETVVGTATIRKVMKLSSGLISGSFVESGTMIRGYEVRIKRNGTEVGHGKIGGLKRFKDDVKEVEKGYECGILIEGFKGVAEGDTIECFRKDNVTRRITM; translated from the coding sequence ATGACGACAACCAAGAAAACAACTAATACCGAAGAAGAATCTACTGCCAAGAAAAAGCCGGCTGCCAAAAAAGCCACGGCCAAAACCGCCGCGACTAAAAAAACAACCGCTAAAAAAACGACGGCTACCAAAACCGCCGCCAAAAAGACCACGGCCAAAAAAGTAACCGCTACCAAAAAAGCGGCTACTAAAAAAGCAGAGAGTCCAGTTGTAGAAGAAAAAACGGAACAACAATCCGTTCAGCCGGTGCAACAAGCCGCCCCTGCGGTGCAAGAAGCGCCGAAGCCGGAAGTAAAACCGGCCCCGGCCCAACAACCTGCACCCAAGCCGCAACCGGCTCCCGTCAACGAACCGAAACCGGCCCCGGCCCCGCAACCTGCGCCCAAGCCCGCGGCTCAACCGCAGGAAAATCGGCCGCAACACCCGGCTAACACCAACCGTCACGGCCAGCAAAAGCCCGTTCAACCGCAGGCCCCCAAAAAAGACGAAAAAGTAATTCGCATTGTGGGGCAACCGACCGTAAAAGAATTGGCTGAAAAAATGAACATCAAAACCAATGACTTTATTAAAAAATTGATGATGATGGGCATTTTCGCTACCATTAACCAACGGTTGGAAAAAGACATGATTGAACTAATCGTGGACGATTGCGGTTTTAAGGCAGAACTTGTAGAAGAAGATTTGAACCAAGAAACCTTGGCCCTTATGGATACCCAAGACGACCCGGCCTCCTTGCAACCCAGAAGCCCTGTCATCACCATTATGGGTCACGTGGACCATGGTAAAACCAGTTTGCTCGACGCTATCCGCAAATCTAATGTAGTAGCCGGAGAAGCGGGCGCTATTACCCAGCACATTGGTGCGTACCGCGTAAAAACTCCGCGCGGCACCCTTACCTTCTTGGATACCCCCGGTCACGAAGCCTTTACCGCTATGCGTGCCCGCGGTGCCCAAGCTACCGATATTGTAGTGCTTGTTGTCTCCGCTACGGACGGCATCATGCCCCAAACGGTAGAAGCCATGGAACACGCTAAGGCTGCCGGTGCCCCGATTATCGTGGCCGTTAATAAAATCGACTTGCCCGGCGCCAATGTAGACCGCGTTAAACAAGATTTAGCCGCCCGCGGACTTGTGCCCGAAGAGTGGCAAGGTACCACCATTTTCGTAGAAATTTCCGCCAAAAAGAATATCAACATTGATAAACTTTTGGAAATGATTGCGCTGCAAGCCGAAATGATGGAACTGAAAGCCAACCCGGACAGACCCGGCGTGGGTGTTATTTTGGAAAGTAAACGCGATAACAAACGCGGTGTAGTGGCTACAGTACTGGTACAAAAAGGCACCATGAAAGTGGGCGATCCTTTTATCGTAGGCACAAACTCCGGCCGTATCCGCGCGCTTATTGATGAAAATTCCCAACGCTATCAAAAAATCGGCCCCAGCGTTCCGGCTGAAATTTTAGGTATCAACGGCGAACCGCCGCAAGTAGGGGATACTCTCTACATTATGCCGAGTGAAAAAGAAGCCCGCTACGCGGCCGAAAAACGCAAATTGGCCCAAAAAGAAGACTCGCAGGCCCACCGCAAGCAAGTGTCTTTGATGAACCTGGCTAAAAACGACGAAAACGGAAACACTGTCAAAAAACTCAGCCTTATCTTGAAGGCCGACGTGCAAGGTTCTATCGAAGCCATTAAAGATGCGCTCTTGCGTATTCCGTCCGACGAAGTGGAAGTGGATATTATCCTTTCCGCTCCCGGTAATGTCAACGAGTCCGACATTTTGCTCGCCAAAGCCTCTAACGCGGTTGTTATCGGTTTCCATGTAGATGTGGAACACAAAGCGCAAGCCGAAGCCGAACGCGAAGGCATCGAAATCCGCCGCTACACGATTATCTTTGAATTATTGGAAGATATCAAAGCCGCCATGGAAGGGTTGTTGGAACCCGATGTGGTGGAAACAGTCGTGGGCACGGCAACAATTCGCAAAGTAATGAAACTCAGTTCCGGTTTGATTTCCGGTTCGTTTGTAGAATCGGGTACCATGATTCGCGGGTACGAAGTGCGCATTAAACGCAACGGTACCGAAGTGGGCCATGGTAAAATCGGGGGCCTTAAACGCTTCAAAGACGATGTAAAAGAAGTGGAAAAAGGCTATGAGTGCGGTATCCTGATTGAAGGCTTCAAAGGCGTTGCCGAAGGCGACACCATTGAGTGCTTCCGCAAGGATAATGTAACCAGACGCATTACAATGTAA
- a CDS encoding ribosome maturation factor RimP produces the protein MRDPKTIEQTVAKALENEQVELVDLVIQNQGKKKLLQFFVDKVGGVTLDDCGELTDKIDSILEMENLIDGAYILEVSSPGVHRVLKKPAHFKQFVTHRVKLVLKVPLEGRGFFTGVIAEAGDTEFTLDDGTNQFRFAYDNIKKANLDPVLKF, from the coding sequence ATGAGAGACCCGAAAACCATTGAACAAACCGTGGCGAAAGCCTTGGAAAACGAACAAGTGGAATTGGTGGATCTTGTCATTCAAAATCAAGGCAAGAAAAAACTGCTCCAATTTTTCGTGGATAAAGTAGGCGGCGTAACGCTGGACGATTGCGGCGAACTGACCGATAAAATCGATTCCATTTTGGAAATGGAAAACCTGATTGACGGCGCTTATATTTTGGAAGTGTCTTCCCCCGGAGTGCACCGCGTACTTAAAAAACCGGCTCACTTTAAGCAATTTGTAACTCACCGCGTGAAATTGGTGCTGAAAGTACCGTTGGAAGGCCGTGGGTTTTTCACGGGTGTCATCGCCGAAGCGGGCGACACCGAATTTACATTAGACGACGGAACAAACCAATTCCGCTTCGCCTACGACAATATTAAAAAAGCAAATTTGGACCCTGTCCTTAAATTTTAA
- the acpP gene encoding acyl carrier protein encodes MSVENVQERVKNIIVEQLGVEADQVKPEAQFVNDLGADSLDTVELIMALEEEFDVEIPDEKAEKIKTVGEAISYIEENAKK; translated from the coding sequence ATGTCTGTAGAAAACGTGCAAGAAAGAGTAAAAAATATTATCGTAGAACAGTTGGGTGTTGAAGCCGACCAAGTGAAACCGGAAGCCCAGTTCGTAAACGATTTGGGTGCCGACTCCTTGGACACGGTAGAACTCATCATGGCTTTGGAAGAAGAATTTGATGTTGAAATTCCCGATGAAAAAGCCGAAAAAATCAAAACGGTAGGCGAAGCCATCAGCTATATCGAAGAAAACGCCAAAAAATAA
- a CDS encoding porin family protein produces the protein MNKKWMFIAGAVLFCTALAFAQEGSITYGEAAVVSGPDGVAVVGEEVTYPTQASQNVKKAADAKKAAAKKTIANSKAYQEKLGAQATQKANAAALKKGEPALKVNKTTTTTNVYDVSVTDKKGTTDYGIVEETVTNAQGSKTTGGVIYSNYTPSKVARANEKGMEVSFAAGMGLSMNEDRLGDRYSTNGLAAGASVLKEVSPHFSWGLDYMMLHPHGRTYHESMAERHYEDIYAHNIALAGKYTFNAWDSLQVYMPMGVGMMNARMKTHHSGTGSSDKDKWGASAYIGLGLQYDLTSSVFMGLEYRYAYAFINDKDLTFFDRDKRLQFHSAALRLGMRF, from the coding sequence ATGAATAAAAAATGGATGTTTATTGCCGGGGCCGTTTTATTTTGTACGGCTCTTGCTTTTGCCCAAGAGGGCAGTATAACCTATGGCGAAGCAGCCGTAGTGAGCGGGCCTGACGGTGTTGCGGTAGTGGGGGAAGAAGTAACCTACCCGACGCAGGCTTCCCAAAATGTAAAAAAAGCCGCCGATGCTAAAAAAGCCGCGGCTAAAAAAACCATAGCCAATTCCAAGGCTTATCAAGAAAAACTGGGCGCCCAAGCCACCCAAAAGGCCAACGCCGCCGCCCTTAAAAAAGGCGAACCTGCTTTGAAAGTAAACAAAACGACGACCACCACCAATGTCTATGATGTAAGTGTAACCGATAAAAAAGGTACCACCGATTACGGTATTGTGGAAGAAACCGTTACCAACGCACAAGGCAGCAAAACCACCGGCGGGGTAATTTACAGCAACTATACGCCCAGTAAAGTGGCGCGCGCTAACGAAAAAGGCATGGAAGTTTCCTTCGCGGCCGGTATGGGGCTTAGCATGAATGAAGATCGCCTGGGCGACCGTTACAGTACCAACGGTTTAGCCGCCGGAGCCAGTGTGTTGAAGGAAGTTTCTCCGCACTTTTCGTGGGGGCTTGATTATATGATGCTTCACCCGCATGGCAGAACGTACCACGAATCTATGGCCGAACGCCATTATGAAGATATTTACGCCCATAATATTGCCTTAGCCGGTAAATATACTTTCAACGCTTGGGATAGTCTGCAAGTATATATGCCTATGGGCGTTGGTATGATGAATGCGCGCATGAAAACCCACCACTCCGGTACAGGTAGCAGTGATAAGGATAAATGGGGGGCTTCCGCCTATATCGGCTTAGGTTTGCAGTACGACTTAACTTCCAGCGTATTTATGGGGTTGGAATACCGTTATGCCTATGCTTTTATTAACGACAAAGACCTTACCTTCTTTGATCGCGATAAACGCTTGCAATTCCATTCCGCCGCCTTGCGGTTAGGTATGCGCTTTTAA